The following proteins come from a genomic window of Thermoproteus sp.:
- a CDS encoding chromatin protein Cren7, which yields MMSDLLEREYEVEVEGKKYMLKPEKIWVLQPPGKPGVLVAIFKTPDGKKVRKVVARIPP from the coding sequence ATCATGTCGGACCTATTGGAGAGGGAATACGAGGTGGAGGTAGAGGGCAAGAAGTATATGCTCAAGCCCGAGAAGATCTGGGTCCTCCAGCCGCCCGGAAAGCCCGGCGTCTTGGTGGCCATCTTCAAGACGCCCGACGGGAAAAAGGTGAGGAAGGTCGTGGCGAGGATACCGCCCTAA
- a CDS encoding cobalamin-independent methionine synthase II family protein — MLPRAFITSVVGSWPRPKWLLEAFERREAGLIDDETLRIYMDDAARLAIKDQEEAGIDVVTDGEQRRTSFVAFVGQKLKGFRIAKAEELHPEAREIMKRYKAPLTIWRPVISGYIEDSVIAADEAQFAKAVSTKPIKVTLPSPYLIMWESWHAKISAPYYPKPEDAAEAYAKVLRREIARLIDAGVAFIQLDEPMLGDLLEASENEPDRYKKVASEIYGQKYRGLKDEIRLAVDLVNEAVQGYETSVRLGMHLDRWPTEDSPVVGYEKLAPAIFDVKVRQYVVEYKAPRMGDPVEFAKLLPTDKEIGLGSIDVRDHKRVETPEEVMAHVERIVKYVDPTRIWLNPDCGFAPGQFRAFPRDVARAKLKAMVEAARRLREKYWWV; from the coding sequence ATGTTGCCGAGGGCGTTCATCACAAGCGTAGTGGGCTCGTGGCCTAGGCCTAAATGGCTTCTGGAGGCCTTCGAGAGGAGGGAGGCCGGCTTGATAGACGACGAGACGTTGAGGATCTATATGGACGACGCCGCTAGGCTGGCTATTAAGGACCAGGAGGAGGCCGGCATAGACGTAGTGACCGACGGGGAGCAACGGCGTACGAGCTTTGTGGCGTTTGTGGGGCAGAAGCTCAAGGGCTTTAGGATAGCTAAGGCCGAGGAGCTACATCCGGAGGCTAGGGAGATAATGAAGCGCTACAAGGCGCCTTTGACCATATGGCGCCCCGTCATATCGGGCTACATAGAGGACAGCGTGATAGCCGCAGACGAGGCGCAATTCGCAAAGGCCGTCTCGACGAAGCCCATAAAGGTGACTCTCCCCTCGCCATATTTAATCATGTGGGAGAGCTGGCACGCCAAGATCTCGGCGCCTTACTACCCCAAGCCCGAGGACGCCGCCGAGGCCTACGCCAAGGTCTTGAGGAGGGAGATCGCGAGGCTTATAGACGCCGGAGTGGCCTTCATACAGCTGGACGAGCCCATGCTGGGAGACCTCCTAGAGGCCTCCGAGAACGAGCCGGACCGCTACAAGAAGGTGGCCTCCGAGATATATGGACAGAAGTATAGGGGCCTTAAGGACGAAATTAGGCTGGCGGTCGACCTCGTCAATGAGGCCGTCCAGGGCTACGAGACTTCGGTCAGGCTCGGAATGCATTTAGACAGATGGCCCACAGAGGACTCGCCGGTGGTGGGCTACGAGAAGCTGGCCCCCGCCATATTCGACGTGAAGGTGAGACAGTACGTGGTGGAGTACAAAGCGCCGAGGATGGGCGACCCGGTGGAGTTCGCCAAGTTGCTCCCCACAGACAAAGAGATAGGGCTGGGCTCTATCGACGTGAGGGACCACAAGAGGGTGGAGACCCCCGAGGAGGTCATGGCCCACGTGGAGAGGATAGTCAAATATGTGGATCCCACTAGGATATGGCTCAACCCCGACTGCGGCTTCGCGCCCGGGCAGTTCAGAGCCTTCCCTAGAGATGTAGCTAGAGCGAAATTAAAGGCCATGGTCGAGGCCGCGAGGAGGCTGAGAGAGAAATATTGGTGGGTCTAA
- a CDS encoding Zn-ribbon domain-containing OB-fold protein, which yields MSTIIQKLREYLDKAEAEQIRQLDQLVAATGLPVYKDPKTGALLWVDVRELRLRFQLSVNRIAKFVEGLSQERLYYTVCKRCGAKYFPPQADCPRCKSSDVEWREVSREGELITWTVINVKPASFAHNKDYVVGIVKMPEGFNITAWVDADPATLRPGAKMRLVVGRRPGENYITYWFRPAP from the coding sequence ATGAGCACGATAATACAGAAGTTGAGGGAATATCTAGACAAAGCCGAGGCCGAACAGATCAGACAGCTCGACCAGCTTGTGGCCGCCACGGGGCTGCCAGTCTACAAGGACCCGAAGACCGGCGCCTTGTTGTGGGTAGACGTGAGGGAGCTGAGGCTGAGGTTCCAGCTGTCGGTCAACAGAATCGCCAAGTTCGTGGAGGGCCTATCCCAAGAGAGGCTATACTACACCGTCTGTAAGAGGTGCGGCGCCAAGTACTTCCCGCCGCAGGCGGACTGCCCCAGATGTAAGTCGTCGGATGTGGAATGGAGAGAGGTGTCTAGAGAAGGCGAGTTGATAACTTGGACCGTAATAAACGTGAAGCCCGCCAGTTTCGCCCACAATAAGGACTACGTGGTGGGGATCGTGAAGATGCCCGAGGGCTTCAACATAACGGCTTGGGTCGACGCGGACCCCGCGACGCTGAGGCCGGGGGCCAAGATGAGGTTGGTGGTGGGGAGGAGGCCAGGCGAGAACTACATCACGTACTGGTTTAGGCCGGCCCCCTAA
- a CDS encoding thiolase domain-containing protein: MRRVAIVGVGVSKFGYRPDVSLPELAWEAVKEALDDARLDSKDIEAYVVGNVGGWSSEPLPAVVVGEYCGLTPGSGIRVEAACASGSSAVRTAYHMVASGEADVVMAMGVEKMNESPTPTVVEFIGRAGNYFWEFENFGLTFPGYYALHATAYMNKYGATEADLCEIAVKNHYYGSLNPKAQFQKPITLEECLKSRYVAWPLKLYDSSPITDGSAAVILASEEVAKKITDTPVWIKAIGAANGTSNLSKRDDFTGLEAARLAAQRAYKRAGIDPNEPVKYLDVAEVHDCFTIAEIMAYEDLGFAKRGEGYKLAREKQTYIGGVIPVNLSGGLKAKGHPIGATGVAMIAELTRQLRQEVERGRQAPIKKGMALAHNVGGTGHYAFVTILSL; encoded by the coding sequence CTAGACGACGCCAGGCTTGACTCTAAGGACATAGAGGCCTACGTAGTGGGCAACGTCGGGGGGTGGTCCAGCGAGCCCCTCCCGGCGGTGGTCGTAGGCGAATATTGCGGCTTGACTCCCGGCAGTGGCATTAGGGTCGAGGCGGCATGCGCCAGCGGGTCCTCCGCGGTGAGGACTGCATACCATATGGTGGCCAGCGGCGAGGCCGACGTGGTCATGGCCATGGGCGTCGAGAAGATGAACGAGTCCCCAACCCCGACGGTTGTGGAGTTCATAGGGAGGGCCGGCAACTACTTCTGGGAGTTCGAAAACTTCGGCTTGACGTTCCCCGGCTACTACGCCCTCCACGCAACGGCCTATATGAACAAATACGGCGCCACGGAGGCCGATCTATGCGAGATAGCGGTTAAGAACCACTACTACGGATCTCTGAACCCCAAGGCTCAGTTCCAAAAGCCCATAACCCTAGAGGAGTGCCTCAAGTCTAGATATGTGGCGTGGCCCCTGAAGCTCTACGACTCGTCGCCTATAACCGACGGCTCGGCCGCGGTGATACTGGCCAGTGAGGAAGTCGCCAAGAAGATAACCGACACGCCCGTCTGGATAAAGGCCATAGGCGCGGCCAACGGCACCAGCAACCTGAGCAAGAGGGACGACTTCACGGGGCTCGAGGCGGCCAGGCTGGCCGCGCAGAGGGCATATAAGAGGGCCGGCATAGACCCCAACGAGCCCGTCAAGTATCTAGACGTGGCCGAGGTGCACGACTGCTTCACCATAGCCGAGATAATGGCCTACGAGGACCTGGGCTTCGCCAAGAGAGGCGAGGGCTACAAGCTGGCCAGAGAGAAACAGACGTATATCGGCGGCGTGATACCCGTAAACCTCAGCGGCGGCCTTAAGGCCAAGGGACACCCCATAGGCGCCACAGGCGTGGCCATGATAGCAGAACTCACGAGGCAGTTGAGACAAGAGGTCGAGCGGGGGCGGCAGGCACCGATAAAGAAGGGCATGGCGCTGGCCCACAACGTCGGGGGCACAGGCCACTACGCATTCGTCACCATATTGTCGCTATGA